Proteins encoded within one genomic window of Mycobacteriales bacterium:
- a CDS encoding extracellular solute-binding protein, translated as MPSTALGEHGVRRHHRPPPRPRMRKALLCGAAAITVVGVVTACAPRSTSGSSAGASTISYSWWGGSDRTKLQDGVVAMFEKAHPQTAIKRTTTSGTDTYVTRLAVQVSGGNLPDMFQNQDRFLRQFAGSTRSLDSYIKDGTINVSNVPAEVLAAGKYNGKQLMVGTAFSFRGLFYDKKMFANAGVAAPGLTTTWDQLATKLTKVAGSKLASGTYASANLCGNDSAFYTYLRGRGDQIYSGDALGFGKSAIEAWFTYWKKLQSAKAVPPPDLQQEQQGTTTEDLMIAKKMVGLDVIPANQYTTIKGLNPNISMTSMPRGAKGSGNFLIVSGQSISSKASDPKAAAQFINFFLNDVAAEKAYKADNGIPASNTARKAVAKMLHDPQFALYDQIKSDLKPMPPQPPGNGAVIQALGQSCDAVAFNKSDVGQAADQYLAAAKSALRQ; from the coding sequence ATGCCAAGCACGGCATTGGGAGAACACGGAGTCCGGCGCCACCATCGGCCGCCGCCCCGCCCACGGATGAGAAAGGCCCTGCTCTGCGGTGCGGCGGCGATCACGGTCGTCGGGGTGGTGACCGCATGCGCGCCCCGGTCGACCAGCGGGAGCAGTGCTGGAGCATCGACTATCAGCTACTCCTGGTGGGGAGGCAGCGACCGGACCAAACTGCAGGACGGCGTTGTCGCGATGTTCGAAAAGGCACACCCGCAGACAGCGATCAAGCGGACCACGACGAGCGGGACGGACACCTATGTGACCCGGCTCGCCGTCCAGGTGTCCGGTGGGAATCTCCCCGACATGTTCCAGAACCAGGACCGCTTCCTGCGGCAGTTCGCGGGGTCGACCCGTTCGCTCGACTCGTACATCAAGGACGGCACCATCAACGTCTCGAACGTGCCGGCCGAGGTCCTGGCGGCAGGCAAATACAACGGGAAGCAACTGATGGTCGGCACGGCGTTCTCCTTCCGTGGTCTGTTCTACGACAAGAAGATGTTCGCGAATGCCGGTGTTGCAGCACCCGGATTGACCACGACCTGGGATCAGCTGGCCACCAAACTCACCAAGGTGGCCGGGTCGAAGCTCGCGTCCGGCACCTATGCCTCCGCCAACCTCTGCGGCAATGACAGCGCCTTCTATACCTACCTGCGGGGGCGCGGCGACCAGATTTACTCCGGCGATGCACTCGGGTTCGGCAAGTCGGCCATCGAAGCGTGGTTCACGTACTGGAAGAAGCTCCAGTCGGCCAAGGCCGTTCCCCCACCGGACCTTCAGCAGGAGCAGCAGGGCACGACCACCGAGGACCTGATGATCGCCAAGAAGATGGTTGGCCTCGACGTCATCCCCGCCAACCAGTACACGACGATCAAGGGGCTCAACCCGAACATCAGCATGACCAGCATGCCGCGGGGAGCGAAGGGCTCGGGTAACTTCCTGATCGTCAGCGGGCAGTCGATCTCATCCAAGGCGAGCGATCCGAAGGCCGCCGCACAGTTCATCAATTTCTTCCTCAACGACGTCGCGGCCGAAAAGGCGTACAAGGCGGACAACGGGATACCCGCGTCGAACACCGCTCGGAAGGCCGTCGCGAAGATGCTGCACGACCCGCAGTTCGCGCTCTACGACCAGATCAAGAGTGACCTGAAGCCGATGCCCCCACAGCCGCCCGGCAACGGCGCCGTGATCCAGGCGCTCGGTCAGTCCTGCGACGCTGTCGCGTTCAACAAGAGCGACGTCGGGCAAGCGGCGGACCAGTACCTCGCAGCCGCCAAGTCGGCGCTCAGGCAATGA